In the genome of Natronorubrum sediminis, one region contains:
- a CDS encoding PAS domain S-box protein, translated as MSDLGDGARSDADIDSELLHARSFRTLAENVSESVYQLDSDGHFLAVNDAFVEASGYDRDALVGEHASLVVDEPTRSRLEDDVCSSLEREDETIESLEFVLETAGGERLSGEATVEGVRVDGEFAGCIAVVRDLEGDDDSGDHQRPTVNTSEPIPSVMDEADIGVFVLDESFDIAWINGTIETYFGIDRAEVVGRNKPTVIDETIKDTFVDPETFATNVLATYEDNTYVEEFECRITGGDGREDRWLEHRSKPIESGRYAGGRIELYYDVTQRKESERAQLESEQRFQSLVDAVEEYAIFMLDTDGNIVSWNGGAEQIKGYEAEDVIGEHISLFYTEADRKNGIPERNLKRARERGSIEDEGWRVRADGAEFWANVTITSIRNDGELQGFAKVTRDMSDRRERERQLQRERDLTEQILETSPVGIAVVNRDGTTNRANERMADLLGLSGSNMAAYTAGQREMFDADGQFVPVEDRPASRVFETGQPVYDKDIRLELPDEQQRWLSVNATPITDDRGEPEQVVTTATDITDLKKLIERRKRKLEEREKELAAVQLATDLLETGDQPVDELLDEFVSKLPQSFHAPELTDARVTFGRHEATTDGYEPLERSITAHSATASGTRIAIDVVTRHETDESFIDEERELIDTLATLLTFHFERQEYIDELRAETRRLEQFAYAASHDLQEPLRMISSYLQLIEGRYGDDLDEDGREFLAFAVDGAERMREMIQGLLAYSRIETRGSPLTPVDLDTVLEEVIADLEVRLEESGATVNAESLPTVEGDASQLRRVFQNVLDNAIEYSEGEPQITISAARAHDKWTITVEDEGIGIDPDDAERIFEVFTRLHSRSEHEGTGIGLALCRRVVERHGGEIWVDSKPGEGAAFSFTLPAV; from the coding sequence ATGAGTGATCTGGGGGATGGGGCACGGTCGGACGCCGATATCGACAGTGAACTACTCCATGCACGATCCTTCCGAACGCTCGCCGAAAACGTGTCGGAAAGCGTCTATCAACTGGATTCGGACGGCCACTTTCTTGCGGTCAACGACGCGTTCGTCGAGGCGAGCGGATACGACCGCGACGCGCTGGTCGGTGAACACGCCTCACTCGTCGTCGATGAGCCAACGCGCTCGCGACTCGAGGACGACGTTTGCTCGTCGCTCGAGCGCGAGGACGAGACGATCGAGTCACTCGAGTTTGTGCTCGAAACGGCCGGTGGGGAACGGCTATCGGGTGAAGCGACAGTCGAAGGGGTTCGCGTCGATGGAGAGTTCGCCGGGTGTATCGCCGTCGTTCGTGACCTCGAAGGTGATGACGATTCTGGGGATCACCAGCGACCGACGGTGAACACGAGCGAACCGATTCCGTCGGTCATGGACGAAGCCGACATCGGCGTGTTCGTCCTCGACGAATCGTTCGATATCGCGTGGATCAACGGGACGATCGAGACGTATTTCGGAATCGACCGGGCCGAGGTCGTCGGTCGGAACAAGCCGACGGTCATCGACGAGACGATCAAGGACACCTTTGTCGACCCCGAGACGTTCGCGACGAACGTCCTCGCGACCTACGAGGACAACACGTACGTCGAGGAGTTCGAGTGTCGGATTACGGGCGGCGATGGCCGTGAGGATCGGTGGCTCGAGCATCGGAGCAAACCGATCGAGTCGGGCCGGTACGCGGGTGGGCGGATCGAACTATACTACGACGTGACGCAGCGAAAGGAGTCAGAACGGGCCCAACTCGAGAGCGAGCAACGATTTCAATCGCTGGTAGACGCAGTCGAAGAGTACGCGATTTTTATGCTCGACACGGACGGGAACATCGTGAGCTGGAACGGTGGTGCCGAACAGATCAAGGGCTACGAGGCCGAGGACGTCATCGGCGAGCATATCTCGCTGTTTTATACGGAAGCGGATCGGAAAAACGGCATTCCCGAGCGAAATCTCAAACGGGCGAGAGAACGCGGTTCGATCGAAGACGAAGGCTGGCGCGTCCGAGCAGACGGAGCCGAGTTCTGGGCGAACGTGACGATCACCTCGATTCGAAACGACGGCGAATTGCAGGGGTTCGCGAAGGTTACGCGGGATATGTCCGATCGACGAGAGCGCGAACGACAACTCCAGCGCGAACGCGACCTCACGGAGCAAATTCTCGAGACAAGTCCCGTCGGGATCGCCGTCGTCAACCGCGATGGAACGACCAACCGGGCGAACGAACGGATGGCCGACTTGCTCGGATTGTCGGGATCGAATATGGCGGCTTACACCGCGGGCCAACGGGAGATGTTCGACGCAGACGGGCAGTTCGTTCCGGTCGAGGATCGGCCTGCGAGTCGCGTCTTCGAGACGGGACAGCCGGTGTACGACAAGGATATTCGTCTCGAGCTACCCGACGAGCAACAGCGCTGGCTCTCCGTCAACGCGACGCCGATCACCGACGACCGAGGAGAGCCCGAACAGGTGGTCACGACAGCGACGGACATTACGGATCTCAAGAAGTTAATCGAGCGTCGGAAACGCAAACTCGAGGAGCGAGAGAAGGAACTCGCCGCCGTCCAACTCGCCACGGACTTACTCGAGACCGGCGACCAGCCGGTCGACGAATTGCTCGACGAGTTCGTTTCGAAGCTCCCTCAGTCCTTTCACGCACCGGAACTCACTGACGCACGGGTCACATTCGGCAGGCACGAGGCGACGACCGATGGGTACGAACCCCTCGAACGGTCGATTACGGCCCACAGCGCGACGGCCAGTGGAACGCGAATCGCAATCGACGTCGTCACCCGGCACGAAACCGACGAGTCGTTTATCGACGAGGAGCGAGAGTTGATCGACACCTTAGCGACCCTGTTGACCTTTCACTTCGAGCGCCAGGAGTACATCGACGAGTTGCGTGCAGAAACCAGACGACTGGAACAGTTCGCCTACGCGGCCAGTCACGACCTGCAGGAACCGCTTCGGATGATCTCGAGTTACCTCCAACTCATCGAGGGTCGGTACGGAGACGACCTCGACGAGGACGGACGCGAATTCCTCGCGTTCGCCGTCGACGGTGCCGAACGCATGCGAGAGATGATTCAGGGGCTGCTCGCGTACTCTCGCATCGAAACGCGGGGCAGTCCGTTGACGCCGGTCGATCTCGATACGGTCCTCGAGGAGGTGATCGCCGACCTCGAGGTTCGACTCGAAGAGAGTGGTGCAACGGTGAACGCGGAGTCGCTTCCGACGGTCGAGGGAGACGCCAGTCAGTTACGGCGAGTCTTCCAGAACGTCCTCGACAACGCGATCGAGTACAGCGAGGGAGAGCCACAGATCACCATCTCAGCTGCTCGAGCGCACGATAAGTGGACGATCACCGTCGAAGACGAAGGAATCGGCATCGACCCGGACGACGCAGAGCGGATCTTCGAGGTGTTCACGCGACTTCACAGTCGCAGCGAGCACGAAGGAACCGGCATCGGACTCGCGCTCTGTCGACGGGTCGTCGAACGCCACGGCGGAGAGATCTGGGTCGACTCGAAACCCGGCGAAGGAGCGGCCTTCTCGTTCACGTTACCGGCCGTCTAA
- a CDS encoding NifU family protein, translating into MSESAPQSSEDEVRADVSMFLQRNFPQIQAHGGDSSITEVDLEAGHVEINLSGACSGCGVSPMTTQAIQRRLPNDVEEIETVSVSTGFDGLTEGTGREISDDVPF; encoded by the coding sequence ATGAGTGAATCCGCCCCACAGTCGTCAGAAGACGAGGTTCGAGCGGACGTATCGATGTTCCTCCAGCGGAATTTTCCACAGATTCAGGCCCACGGCGGCGATTCCTCGATCACCGAGGTCGATCTCGAGGCGGGCCACGTGGAGATCAATCTGAGCGGTGCCTGTAGTGGCTGTGGCGTCTCGCCGATGACGACGCAGGCGATTCAACGACGGCTGCCAAACGACGTCGAGGAAATCGAGACCGTCTCGGTGAGCACGGGCTTCGACGGCCTGACCGAGGGTACCGGACGTGAAATCTCGGACGACGTTCCGTTCTAA
- the truA gene encoding tRNA pseudouridine(38-40) synthase TruA, which yields MRKRAFRIAYDGTGYYGFQRQPDVPTVEDAIFDALVSLEVVSADANKPLGYAAAGRTDAGVSALAQTVAFEAPDWLTPRAMNAELPADVRAWAASDAPPDFHATHDAARREYTYHLYAPLANASSRLESEQAIDDDRFRAACDALSGHHDFHNLTPDDHNTERAPTLEAARDDPYFVVSVSAGGFARELVRRLVSLAHSIASGEAPLEKVDRVFAPEPLPGHEGVAPAPPEPLVLTDVDYPALAFERDDRAAASAREIFETRRIDRRTAGRVAGQLSDGVDGR from the coding sequence ATGCGCAAGCGCGCCTTTCGGATCGCCTACGACGGCACCGGGTACTACGGCTTCCAGCGCCAGCCCGACGTCCCGACCGTCGAGGACGCCATTTTCGACGCGCTCGTCTCGCTCGAGGTCGTCTCGGCCGACGCGAATAAGCCGCTGGGGTACGCCGCCGCAGGCCGAACGGACGCCGGCGTCTCCGCGCTCGCACAGACCGTCGCGTTCGAGGCACCCGACTGGCTCACCCCGCGAGCGATGAACGCCGAACTCCCCGCCGACGTTCGGGCGTGGGCCGCGAGCGACGCACCGCCGGACTTTCACGCGACACACGACGCCGCCCGTCGGGAGTACACGTACCACCTCTACGCGCCGCTCGCCAACGCGTCAAGTCGTCTCGAGAGCGAACAGGCCATCGACGACGACCGGTTCCGCGCCGCCTGTGACGCTCTCTCCGGGCACCACGATTTCCACAACCTCACGCCGGACGACCACAACACCGAGCGCGCGCCGACGCTCGAGGCCGCCCGCGACGACCCTTACTTCGTCGTTTCCGTCAGTGCTGGTGGCTTCGCTCGCGAACTCGTCCGGCGACTCGTCTCACTCGCCCACTCGATTGCGAGCGGCGAGGCTCCACTCGAGAAGGTCGACCGCGTGTTCGCACCAGAGCCGTTGCCCGGCCACGAGGGCGTCGCCCCTGCACCGCCGGAACCGCTCGTCTTGACCGACGTCGACTACCCTGCTCTCGCGTTCGAGCGCGACGACCGGGCGGCCGCGAGCGCCCGCGAGATTTTCGAGACGCGACGGATCGACCGACGGACGGCCGGACGCGTGGCAGGCCAACTCTCCGACGGCGTCGACGGACGGTGA
- a CDS encoding sulfatase family protein, giving the protein MTRPHIVLIHCHDLGKYVGCYGAAVDTPRIDTLAAEGVRFDRHFVTAPQCSPSRSSLMTGRHPHQNGMLGLAHGNWELGDDEHLLPECLSNAGYETHLFGLQHITKFPDRLGYDQIHTEESLTADAPPSVHETSRARDVGADLADVLEAGDHDDPFFASVGFFEAHRVEENGGFGFEGERYGAPDPDEVAPLEFLPDEPSIRSDIAEIDGMVGAIDDGIGTITDALEAAGILEETLVVFTTEHGLAMPRAKGCCFDPGIEATLLMHWPDGFEAGTVDDLVSNVDVFATLLEVADASVPETGPETTSEGDESTASNERPIAGRSLAPLLLESDERTNEGDEYEPRDRIFAGMTWHDRYNPIRAIRTDQWKYIRNFWHLPAVYMTTDIYCSDAGRELREEFYGEQRAYEELYDLEADPLEQDNLAAGEGPKDSETVAARDRLKDELLEWMDATNDPLLEGVVLPNDWETVHPRLADDREATRN; this is encoded by the coding sequence ATGACCCGGCCACACATCGTCTTGATTCACTGTCACGACCTCGGAAAATACGTCGGGTGTTACGGCGCGGCCGTCGACACGCCTCGGATCGACACGCTGGCTGCCGAGGGCGTCCGATTCGACCGTCACTTCGTCACGGCACCCCAGTGTTCGCCCAGTCGCTCGAGTCTCATGACCGGCCGACACCCCCATCAAAACGGCATGTTGGGTCTCGCACACGGAAACTGGGAACTCGGAGACGACGAGCACCTCCTCCCCGAGTGCCTCTCGAACGCCGGCTACGAGACGCATCTCTTTGGCCTCCAGCACATCACGAAGTTTCCCGACCGACTCGGCTACGACCAGATCCACACCGAGGAATCGTTGACAGCGGACGCACCGCCCTCGGTGCACGAAACGTCCCGGGCTCGAGACGTAGGGGCCGACCTCGCCGACGTCCTCGAGGCAGGCGACCACGACGACCCCTTCTTCGCCTCCGTCGGCTTCTTCGAAGCCCACCGCGTCGAGGAAAACGGCGGCTTCGGCTTCGAAGGCGAGCGATACGGTGCACCCGACCCCGACGAGGTCGCCCCGCTCGAGTTCCTCCCCGACGAGCCGAGTATCCGGTCGGACATCGCCGAGATCGACGGCATGGTCGGCGCGATCGACGACGGTATCGGGACGATCACCGACGCACTCGAGGCGGCGGGGATTCTCGAGGAAACGCTCGTCGTGTTCACGACCGAGCACGGGTTGGCCATGCCCCGAGCGAAGGGCTGTTGTTTCGATCCGGGGATCGAAGCGACCCTGCTCATGCACTGGCCCGACGGGTTCGAAGCCGGCACCGTCGACGACCTCGTCAGCAACGTCGACGTCTTCGCGACGCTGCTCGAGGTCGCCGACGCGTCGGTTCCCGAAACCGGCCCCGAGACGACGAGTGAGGGAGACGAGTCGACGGCGTCGAACGAACGGCCGATCGCCGGCCGGAGCCTTGCACCGTTGCTCCTCGAGAGCGACGAGCGAACCAACGAGGGAGACGAGTACGAACCCCGAGATCGAATCTTCGCCGGCATGACCTGGCACGATCGCTACAACCCCATCCGCGCGATCCGAACGGATCAGTGGAAGTACATCCGAAACTTCTGGCACCTCCCCGCGGTCTACATGACGACCGACATCTACTGCAGCGACGCCGGCCGCGAACTCCGCGAGGAGTTCTACGGCGAGCAACGCGCCTACGAGGAGCTCTACGACCTCGAGGCCGACCCCCTCGAGCAGGACAACCTCGCGGCGGGAGAGGGTCCCAAGGATTCGGAGACGGTGGCCGCCCGCGACCGGCTCAAAGACGAGTTACTCGAGTGGATGGACGCGACGAACGATCCGCTACTCGAGGGTGTCGTCCTGCCCAACGACTGGGAGACGGTCCATCCCCGACTGGCCGACGACCGCGAGGCCACGCGGAACTGA
- a CDS encoding sulfatase, translated as MANTTDTGDSTANGRDPASHSTSRNVVLVVLDTARAKTSGPETSPTLTALAREGMSFENAFATAPWTLPSHASMFTGTYSSTHGTHGGHTFLDDDLRTLPEALSEAGYETVGVSNNTWITEEFGFDRGFDDLRKGWQYIQSDVDMGTVVRGEDLREKLQATRDRLFEGNPLVNTANVLYSELFQPSGDDGSARSTAWIRNWLDGRDDEQPFFLFCNFIEPHVEYDPPRAYAERFLPGDASYAEATAIRQDPRAYDCEDYELTERDFELLRGLYRAELAYVDDQLAALRSALEDAGEWEDTLFVVCGDHGEHIGEHGFFGHQYNLYDTLINVPLVAHGGPFTDGGTRDDLVQLLDLPATILETVGVDDPKLLEQGSSRSLHPQSTDPSREAVFAEYVAPQPSIDRLEARFGDIPERVREYDRRLRAVRTATHKYVRGDDGFERLHDVRSDPQERTNVADRDPERARDLRTRLEEQFGSLEEADVSGAGAETGAVAMRDGTKERLADLGYL; from the coding sequence ATGGCGAATACCACCGATACCGGGGATTCGACGGCTAACGGACGTGACCCGGCGTCACATTCGACTTCGCGGAACGTCGTTCTCGTCGTTCTCGATACGGCTCGAGCGAAGACCAGCGGCCCGGAGACGAGTCCGACGCTCACGGCACTCGCGCGGGAGGGGATGTCCTTCGAAAACGCGTTCGCGACCGCGCCGTGGACGTTGCCCTCACACGCGTCGATGTTCACGGGAACGTACTCCTCCACGCACGGCACGCACGGCGGCCACACCTTCCTCGACGACGATTTGCGAACGCTTCCCGAAGCGCTCTCCGAAGCGGGCTACGAGACCGTCGGCGTCTCGAACAACACCTGGATTACCGAGGAGTTCGGCTTCGATCGGGGCTTCGACGACCTCAGGAAGGGCTGGCAGTACATCCAATCGGACGTCGATATGGGAACCGTCGTCCGCGGTGAGGACCTCCGAGAGAAACTCCAGGCGACTCGAGATCGACTGTTCGAGGGCAATCCGCTGGTCAACACCGCGAACGTCCTCTACAGCGAACTCTTCCAGCCGAGTGGCGACGACGGCTCCGCCCGCTCGACGGCCTGGATTCGAAACTGGCTCGACGGGCGAGACGACGAGCAACCGTTCTTCCTCTTCTGTAACTTCATCGAGCCCCACGTCGAGTACGACCCCCCGCGTGCGTACGCCGAGCGTTTCCTCCCCGGGGACGCGAGTTACGCGGAGGCGACGGCGATCAGACAGGACCCGCGCGCCTACGACTGCGAGGACTACGAACTCACCGAACGGGATTTCGAGCTTCTTCGCGGACTCTATCGGGCGGAACTCGCGTACGTCGACGACCAGCTCGCGGCCCTCCGGAGCGCACTCGAGGACGCGGGCGAGTGGGAGGACACCCTTTTCGTCGTCTGTGGCGACCACGGTGAACACATCGGCGAACACGGCTTCTTCGGCCACCAGTACAACCTCTACGACACCCTGATCAACGTCCCGCTGGTCGCCCACGGCGGCCCGTTCACCGACGGCGGCACGCGAGACGATCTCGTCCAACTGCTCGACCTGCCGGCGACCATCCTCGAGACCGTCGGCGTCGACGACCCAAAACTCCTCGAGCAGGGCTCGAGTCGGTCGTTGCACCCCCAGTCGACGGACCCATCGCGAGAGGCCGTCTTCGCCGAGTACGTCGCGCCACAGCCGTCGATCGATCGGCTCGAGGCGCGCTTCGGCGACATTCCGGAACGCGTTCGGGAGTACGACCGCCGGTTGCGAGCGGTCCGGACGGCGACGCACAAGTACGTCCGCGGCGACGACGGGTTCGAACGACTCCACGACGTGAGAAGCGACCCACAGGAGCGAACGAACGTCGCGGATCGAGACCCAGAACGAGCGCGCGACCTCCGAACCCGCCTCGAGGAGCAGTTCGGCTCGCTCGAGGAGGCCGACGTGTCCGGCGCGGGTGCTGAGACGGGGGCGGTCGCGATGCGCGACGGGACGAAAGAACGCCTCGCGGATCTGGGATACCTCTGA